The nucleotide sequence GGACCTCAGGGTGAACAAGGCGAGACTGGGCCAGAAGGTCCTCAAGGTCCACAGGGAATACAGGGACCTCAGGGTGAACAAGGCCCAGCTGGAGGATTGTTGACCTATGCAGATTTTTATGCGCTGATGCCTCCTGATAATGCTGCAACAGTTGCTCCCGGTACAGATGTGGACTTTCCCCAAGATGGACCTACTAGCGGGACTACTATTTTCCGTACTGGTCCCAGCACATTTAACTTGTCTGATATTGGCACATATCAGGTCTTGTTTCAGGTGAGCGTGAGCGAAGCAGGCCAACTGATTTTAACTCTCAATGGCGCTGACCTTGCCTATACAGTTGTCGGTCGAGCGACAGGCACTACTCAGATAGTAGGTGTAGCTCTTGTAGAAACAACATCCATCAATTCAATACTCACTGTGCGAAATCCTGCTGGCAATCCAACGGCACTAACCATCACTCCTCTCGCTGGAGGAACAAGGCCTGTTTCAGCACACCTTACTATTATGCAAATAGCATAATGGAAGTGAGATATCATTGTGAAAGGTACGGCAATCTTAAATTAGCCGTGCCTTTCTGGTATTAGTGCTAGTTTTCCATTGTCTAAAACCAGTTTGCCATCTATTCTTAATGTGGGTTTCATGATTACTCCGTCTAAGTGACTTGCTACCTCTACAGTACCTCCAAAGTTACTGTTATCTCCTAGGGCAATATGTACTGAGCCAGCTATTTTTTCATCTTCCAATATGAAACCAGTAAGCTTTGCTTGTGGGTGGACTCCTAATCCCAGCTCGGCAATATTTCTTGATTTTTCACCGTATTTATCAAGGATTGCTTTTAACTTTTCTGCTGATTTACCTCCAGTAACTTCAACAGCTAATCCATTGTCAACCTTTATATTAATAGGCTCATCAAGGAGACCTACCCCAGCCATTGATCCATCAATAACAATTTGACCCTTGGCCATTCCTTCAACAGGAGCAATATATACTTCCCCAGCAGGCAGATTCCCGAAATCTCCAGGTTTTATGTAAACTCCACCGTCGATTTGACCCACTCTATTTTCTATAGAGAAGGTTAGATCTGTCCCAAGTTCAGAAGTTAAATGGACTTCTTTACCCTTGGTTAAAATATCTTCTAGCTCTGCGCAATCTTTTTGTAATTTGCTATAATCTATTGTAAGGGTTCTTTCAATCATGCCCTCTGTTAGACCCGGCATAGATGCAACCCTTGTACCATTCAAATTGGCCTGTTTCCGGGCTTTGGTATGGGATAGTGACCTAGAGGTTATAAGTATGGCTACATGGGCGTTTTTCATGGCTACAGCGACTACCTCAGGAGGTTCTTCGCCATTGTTGTCTCTGGGAAGAAAATTTATATGCATCGCTTCTGTTTCCAAGTCTTTTGCAGCTTCAAAAAAGCGAAGCCCCAATTCTTGTAAAGGCGTATCAGTAACAATCAAAATCTGTTCTCCATTTTTAACTCCCATACTGTTTTGTAAAGTGAGTATTGCAGCTTCCTTTAAATTCATTCTATCAAAATCCTTTCTTTAAAAGATTTAGGCCTTCTTTTTCCTCTTTCAAAGAGCAAAATGCTTCACTTATAGCTATAATTCTTTCTTCCTTTTTTTGTAGATTTCTAGCAATATCTTTAAATTTAATGTTTCCCTTACCAACTGCCAGATGATTATCTCTTATTCCATCATTATCACTTATATGCAAGTATCTTACTGATTCTCCAAGGACATTGAGCCATGTGCCTATGCTATAATCACTAAACACATTACAGTGTCCTACATCTAAGCAAACTTTGAAGTACTTTGAATTAAGGGTTTCAACCATTCTTTTTAATGGTTCAGGATTTACATCAAATACGTTTTCTAAAACTATAGTTATTTCTTCCCTTTCTAAAATTGGTATGAGCTTTTCCCAAAATAGTAAATTTTCCTTGACCCAATAATCCTGGTACCAAGGTTCGCAGTTGTGAATCTGGCTGAAGTATGTATGTATTACAATCCACTTAGAACCAAAGACTTTTGCAACTTCTACTGCCTGGAGATATCTTTCAAAGGTTAGTTGCTTAATACTTTCATCCATGCTTATAGGATTTAAGTCCATATATGGACCATGGATAGTAATCTCCCCGTTAAAGCTTTTTAAAAGTCCATGATATTCCTTATGTAAAGACTCAATCCCATGGACAAGATTTTCAGGAAATACAAAATCCTGTATTTCCAAAATATCAAATTGGCTACAGCAAAATTCCTTGTTTCCTCTTAGCTTATCTAAAAATATTCTTGTTCCAATTCTCATGGTTGCTCTTAGCTCCTAGTTTTAGTCAATAATTCCTTTTACTTGGCTTGCACATTTATGACACTGCCCATCTTCATAAATTACCTTGGTATTATAGAAGTTCCTCTCTATTAATAAGGCTCCGCAGTCAGGGCAGAAGGTATTACATTTATCAAGCTCTGGTGCATTACCTATATATACATATTGCAGATGTTCTTTGGCAATTTCCCAAGCCTTATCTAAAATACTTAGTGCTGTAGGCTCTATTTCCAGCTTATAATTTGGATAGTAACGAGAAAAATGTAATGGTATTAATGGATCAATGGAAGCCAACCACCTTGCTAGCTCCTTAATTTCATTACTGTCGTCATTTAATCCAGGAATTATAAGGGTGGTAACTTCTAAATGGCGGCCCATTTCCTTAGATAAATAGCAGTTTTCTAGTACAGGTTTCAGCCTTCCTTTAACAATATCCTTATAAAATCCATCTGTAAATCCTTTAACATCAATATTTAATGCATCTATATTGGCTAGAAGCTCCTTAAATGGTTTGGGATTTAAGAAACCATTAGTAACAAGTACATTGACCATTTTTTGTTCCTGAATGAGAGGAGCTGTATCTCGAATAAATTCATACCACATTCCAGGTTCTGAGTATGTATAAGCAACCCCTATGGAATTTTGGTTTACATAATACCTCTTTGAAATTTCCACTACCTCATCAGGTGTGATGTCCTTTCCGGTTTGGGCAGCATGGGCTATCTGCCAGTTTTGACAGAAGTCACAATGTAAGTTACAGCCAAAGGTACCTAGTGACAAGATATTTCTTCCTGGGTGAAAATGATAGAGTGGTTTTTTCTCTATGGGATCCACATTGACCCCTGTAACCTTGCCATAATTCTCACTATATAGCTCACCATCTATATTTTCCCTGACCCTACATTTACCCTTTTTTCCTTCAGGAATATTACAGGAATGGGGGCAGAGGAGGCATAAAACCCTGTTATTTTCTTTTATCTGGGTGTAACTGGCTAAATGCATCAAACTTCACTCTCCAAACAAAGTAAATACTAGCGGCAGTAGTCATCGGGCAATACAACGTTAATAAAATCTATCTACCTTAAATCTGTATATTATGTAATCTTCATCTTGACTTATCTCTGCCTTGCTAAGGGTAATTTCAAGCTGCTTTTCAACAGTATCAACGCCTTCTAAATTTGGTAAAAGAACTCCTGATCTTCCTTTACTTTTTACAATTATCCCATAGTTCATAGGGTCAAGTTGATCTGTTGACTTAACCTTTTCTGGCTTTGATAATACATCAACAGAAATAACTATCTCATCTAATTCATCTCTTTTAACTGGCAAAAATCTTGGATCTCTAACCCCAGCACTAACACTATTTTCGATTATTTCTTGCGCTAACATAGTTCTAACAGGTTCAATAGTTCCTATGCAACCTCGCAAATGACCATTTTTTTTCAAGGATACAAAGCATGACTTCTTTTGCTTTAAACTTTCAGGTATTTCATCTGGAATCGATAAGTAATTTCCGGTTTCTAAAAAGTATGTGAGACTTTCCCTTGCAAGCTGAACTTGTAGAGATTCATTTTCTCTTGTTCCAGCTATGCTTTTATTTTTTTCAGCGCTCCATTCCTTAATAGAAGATGTGCCACTTTTTTCAATATTAAGTACTGAAACTAGATAACCGACACCAAAAGGGCCTTCGTAGTTAAAGAGAATCGGAGTAACTTTGTAGCTATCTAAAGCTCCTGCAAGCATAATTAATGACCTCAAACCACATTCTCCAGCCTTCTCCACAAGCTCCTCATCAATGTCAAGAAATTCAATTAGGTTCTCCGTCTTGACAATTTCCCCTATTCTTAGGTCAAAATCTTTACCTGCTGGATCATATCCTGCAGGTGCTGTTTTTGTTAAGCGGTGTGATAAATCTGCACTGGCAATTATTGCTACGTTAAAATCCTTATCATGCACCACTTCTTCTATCAACATTCCAAATCTATAGAGCTCTACATTATCTAATAGTGCCATTGATATTACTACTAAAGGTACTTCAACGCCTTCCTTTAGTATAAAATCAAGGGGCACTAATACTCCATGATCTAAATCCTTCTTGAGACCGTATTTATTGGCGTTATTCTCATTAACCTCTACCATGGAATAGCCATTTTCTTCAGCTTTTTTTACAATTTCCTGCTGCAATTCTTTATGATTAATAAATTCGTATCCATTGCTTTTTACTCCAAAGCTAGAAAAGTCACCCTTTAGCTTTGTACTGCCTTGAATTGCTATAGCATCCTGAAAAAGATTGCCATGAGGAGTAATGATAATTATTAGGTCAGGTTTAGAATCCTTGACCTCTTTTGCCCATTTTTTCATTGCTGCAATAGTCTTTTCCGCATCCTGATTTTGTCCACCACCAACCTCATCAATAATTATAGGGGGATGAGGCGCAATGCCTGCAAAGACAAAATTGCCCACAAATATCACATCCTTTTTGATTTTTATATACTCATGTAAGAAAATGGTATAATGAAGCGAACCATTAAATTGAGTTGTGCAATTATTGGTTTATGGAGGCAAAAAAGGCGTTATGGTTTGCTTGTATGAGCGAAGCGAGTTTGCAAAGCATAGGCTTTTTTGCTGGAATAAATCTTAGAATTGCTAAAACTTAATTTCCGGGTGAACGAAGTTATGCTGTTTTCTATTCACTCAACATTCTTGTTGACATACACTACCTCTGTCTTTTCCATGGACTCTTCGATTAGTTGCTCAATTTGGAGTTTTTCTTCAGCTTCTACTACCTTGTGAAGTTTTGGTTTGGTTGCTGGGTTTTCTGGTAAAAATATTGTGCAACAGTCCTCATAGGGTTGAATTGATGTTTCATAAGTGTTAATTCTTTTAGCCATATCTATTATTTCAATTTTATCCATGGTGACTAATGGCCTAAGGACAGGTAACGAAACCACCTCATTTATCACACTCATACTTTCTAACGTTTGGCTTGCAACTTGTCCGAGATTTTCTCCTGTTATTAGTGCAAGGGCTGTTTCCCTTTCTGCTATTTTTGCTGCGATCCTAAACATCATTCTTCGCATTATTGTTACATAGAGCTCTCTAGGGCAATCCTCTTTGATTGCCTTTTGAATTTCTGTAAAATGGTTTATGTAAACCTTTATAAAGCCCTTATATGTTGTCAGTTCACCCACCAAATCCAATACTTTCTGTTTAGCACGTTCACTAGTAAATGGGTAGCTGTGAAAATGTAATCCAACTATTTCTACTCCTCTTTTCATACTGAGCCAGCCAGCAACAGGGCTATCAATGCCCCCGGATATAAGAAGTATGGCCCTACCAGTCACACCTACAGGTAATCCCCCGTTGCCAGGATAACCCTGGGTATAGATAAATGACCCTTCTGGTCTAACTTCTACATATATCTGGGCATCAGGCTTATGAACATCTACTGTCCAATCCTCTGTGTTAATTAAAAGATGGGCTCCAACCTCTCTACTAATTTCAGGACTAGTAATGGGAAAAGCTTTATTGGGACGTTTTGTGTTAACTTTAAATGTTTTTCCTGGGGACTTCGTTAACAATATCAGAGCGGCATCCTTTATTTCCTGTAGGTCTAAACTTACAGATATGGCAGGGCAAATTGATGTTATTCCAAATACCTTCCTCACTTTATTTATAATTTCTTCATCTATTTCCGGCACTTCTATAAGTAATCTACCATATATTTTTTTAACTTTACTACCCTTAGTATCATTAAGGATAACCTTCAAATTGCTTATCAATTTGTCCTCAAATCTAAATCTATTTTTCCCCTTCAGGGCAATTTCACCATATTTCACTAAAAGAATTTTGTTCATCTTCTTACCTCCTTAAAATGTACGGTAACACACCTCGATTACAACTGTCTTAATTCTTTTACTCTTTTTTCAATAATAGCTGCTGCCTGTTCCATTTCATGCTCCTGATTTTGATGCCCTATACTTAGTCTTATTGCTCCATATAAAGCCTCATTTTTTGCTCCTATTGCCTTTAATACATGACTAGGCTTGGGATGGCGGGAATGACATGCGGAACCAGTTGATACAAAAAGTCCATCCTCTTCACACATATGTAATAAAACTTCTGCCTTGTCCACACCTTGGAACCATACATTTATGATTGGAGTATGATAGTCTTCTGGTTGTCCATTAAAATGGACCCCTGAAATTTTCTTTAAACCATTTAATAAACTGTTTTTTAGCTGTATGATTTTTGAATTACCATGGCCTTTAATTATTTTTGCAGCTTCTCCAAGACCCACAATTCCTTGAACATTTTCTGTGCCAGACCTTTTGCCAGCTTCTTGTTCTCCACCTACTATCAGAGCTGGGATATTTAGCTTATCATTAATGTATAAAGCACCAATTCCCTTTGGGCCATGTATTTTGTGTCCACTTAATGACAATAAGTCAATGCCCCACTTTTCAGGCCATATATCTAATTTACAAAAGCTTTGTATGGCATCAACATGAAATAATGCCTTGCTTTCTCTTAGAATCTTTCCTATATCCTCAATGGGCATAATAGATCCAACTTCATTATTAACATGCATAATGCTTATAAGGATAGTCTCTTCTTTAAGTAATCCTTTTAGATCCTCGAGAGAAATTACACCTTTATCATTAACAGGCAGGTAAGTTACTTCAAACCCTTCTTCTTCTAGTTCCTTAAAAGAATGTAGAACTGATGCATGCTCAATTTTTGTAGTAATTAAGTGATTTCCCCTCTTTTTATATCTTCTTGCAGTTGACTTAATAGCCCAGTTATTTGCCTCTGTCCCACCTGAACAAAAGTATATTGAAGAAGATCCAGTCTTTAAAATATCACCTAAAGTACTTCTTGTTTTTTTCAGTTCTTTCTCAGATTCAAAACCCTTTCTATGTAAAGAAGATGGATTGCCATAGTTCTTCAGCATAGCTTCTGTCATTCTATCAACTATCTGTGGTAAAACTTGTGTTGTAGCACTATTATCTAAATATATTTCCTTTTGCATAATAACCCCTTCCAGCACCTTTTCTCTTATTATAATACACTTTTTTGGTCAATCTTAGCAATTCGGTTAAATAGTGATATAAAGTACTATATACGTAAAAAACAGTTACTTCAAATAAGTAACTGTTTATATATTATCTAGCTATAGATAGCTGACCCGCCTAAGTTTACTGGCTAGCCATGAACTTTAATATTCCTTTATAGATTGCTTCAGCTAGCTTATCTTGATACGTAGGGTCAATTAATTTTTTTTCTTCCTGGGGATTTGATAAAAAACCTACCTCTATAATACAAGCAGGCAAATCTAACTGGTCAAGTAGGTACGAAGAATTTATAGTTAAAATCTCTCTTTTAGTATTTGTAGTTGCTTTAAGCTCTTCTTGAATATATCTTGCAAGGATTTCATTAGCTTCGCTTTTTGGGTTGTAAAAAGTTTGTGCCCCAGACCACTCAGAACCAAAACTGTTCACATGTATACTTACAACGATGCTAGCATTTTTCTGCTCTGCCTCTTTAATGCGGTTATCAAGATCTTTCTTTTTCTTTGTTCCAGGTCCAGGAGTTGCAAAATCTTCATCCTCATCTCTAAGAAGAACTACTAGAGCCCCCTCTTTACTTAGTTTTTTTGCCAATCTTTCTGCTATTTCTAAGGTAATCACCTTTTCATCAGTTCCAAGAGGTCCTTTAGCTCCTGGGTCATAACCTCCGTGTCCAGGATCAATACCAATTACTTTTGTTTCAATTGCCCAAGTCATGGCATCAAGAGTTCTAGTCTCAATAAGTGCCGTAAGGTAAAAATATGTGAGCATAAGTACCGCTAATAAAACAATGGCAATACTCATTAGCGTATATCTTAGTTTAAATACATAAAAACCAGTAGGTTTAAACAGCATAAAAAACCTCTCCTTCCTAGATTAAATCTATGCCGGAGAGGTTTTGCTTATTACTTTTTTTTAGCTTTCATTAACCAGCTGTTTTTCTTCTGTATCGGTTCCACCTTTTAATGAAGATAACAACATTGAATAAAGTCTTTCCTCTTCACCGGAAATCTTCTTGAGCATTGCAGACGTTTG is from Desulfitibacter sp. BRH_c19 and encodes:
- a CDS encoding leucyl aminopeptidase — translated: MNLKEAAILTLQNSMGVKNGEQILIVTDTPLQELGLRFFEAAKDLETEAMHINFLPRDNNGEEPPEVVAVAMKNAHVAILITSRSLSHTKARKQANLNGTRVASMPGLTEGMIERTLTIDYSKLQKDCAELEDILTKGKEVHLTSELGTDLTFSIENRVGQIDGGVYIKPGDFGNLPAGEVYIAPVEGMAKGQIVIDGSMAGVGLLDEPINIKVDNGLAVEVTGGKSAEKLKAILDKYGEKSRNIAELGLGVHPQAKLTGFILEDEKIAGSVHIALGDNSNFGGTVEVASHLDGVIMKPTLRIDGKLVLDNGKLALIPERHG
- a CDS encoding radical SAM protein, with product MHLASYTQIKENNRVLCLLCPHSCNIPEGKKGKCRVRENIDGELYSENYGKVTGVNVDPIEKKPLYHFHPGRNILSLGTFGCNLHCDFCQNWQIAHAAQTGKDITPDEVVEISKRYYVNQNSIGVAYTYSEPGMWYEFIRDTAPLIQEQKMVNVLVTNGFLNPKPFKELLANIDALNIDVKGFTDGFYKDIVKGRLKPVLENCYLSKEMGRHLEVTTLIIPGLNDDSNEIKELARWLASIDPLIPLHFSRYYPNYKLEIEPTALSILDKAWEIAKEHLQYVYIGNAPELDKCNTFCPDCGALLIERNFYNTKVIYEDGQCHKCASQVKGIID
- a CDS encoding thiamine biosynthesis protein ThiI (Required for the synthesis of the thiazole moiety); this encodes MNKILLVKYGEIALKGKNRFRFEDKLISNLKVILNDTKGSKVKKIYGRLLIEVPEIDEEIINKVRKVFGITSICPAISVSLDLQEIKDAALILLTKSPGKTFKVNTKRPNKAFPITSPEISREVGAHLLINTEDWTVDVHKPDAQIYVEVRPEGSFIYTQGYPGNGGLPVGVTGRAILLISGGIDSPVAGWLSMKRGVEIVGLHFHSYPFTSERAKQKVLDLVGELTTYKGFIKVYINHFTEIQKAIKEDCPRELYVTIMRRMMFRIAAKIAERETALALITGENLGQVASQTLESMSVINEVVSLPVLRPLVTMDKIEIIDMAKRINTYETSIQPYEDCCTIFLPENPATKPKLHKVVEAEEKLQIEQLIEESMEKTEVVYVNKNVE